A DNA window from Pyrus communis chromosome 3, drPyrComm1.1, whole genome shotgun sequence contains the following coding sequences:
- the LOC137728055 gene encoding dihydroceramide fatty acyl 2-hydroxylase FAH1-like: MVAQDFKVDLDKALVFQVGHLGEAYQEWVHQPIVSKEGPRFFESEFWEFLTRTVWWAVPVIWLPVVFYSISVSVRMGHTFPEIVLMVVSGIFVWTLLEYTLHRFLFHFETNSYWWNTLHYLLHGCHHKHPMDGLRLVFPPAATAVLCIPFFNLVKLMASPTVAPALFGGGLLGYVMYDCTHYYLHHGQPSSEVPRNLKKYHLNHHFRIQDKGFGITSSLWDRVFATLPQSKAAKKVR, translated from the exons ATGGTTGCACAGGACTTCAAAGTTGATTTGGATAAAGCCCTTGTATTTCAG GTTGGCCATCTTGGAGAAGCATACCAAGAGTGGGTTCACCAGCCGATTGTTAGCAAAGAAGGCCCTCGATTTTTTGAAAGTGAATTTTGGGAG TTCTTGACCCGCACGGTGTGGTGGGCAGTTCCTGTCATATGGCTGCCAGTTGTGTTCTATTCCATCTCAGTGTCTGTACGGATGGGCCATACATTCCCTGAAATAGTTCTGATGGTTGTTTCTGGCATTTTTGTCTGGACATTGCTTGAATACACGTTGCACCGCTTTCTTTTCCACTTTGAAACAAATAGCTACTG GTGGAACACCTTACATTATCTCCTTCACGGCTGCCATCATAAGCACCCAATGGACGGCCTGAGACTTGTTTTCCCTCCTGCTGCGACAGCTGTTTTATGCATTCCA TTCTTTAACTTGGTGAAGCTGATGGCCTCTCCTACTGTTGCTCCTGCTTTGTTTGGAGGCGGTTTATTGGGCTACGTGATGTATGATTGCACCCATTACTATCTTCATCACGGCCAGCCATCAAGTGAGGTACCCCGAAATCTGAAG AAATACCACTTGAATCATCACTTCAGGATCCAAGATAAGGGCTTCGGAATAACTTCAAGTTTATGGGACAGGGTGTTCGCAACACTTCCACAGTCGAAAGCAGCCAAGAAAGTCAGATAA